The segment aggacaagaagaTGTGGCCGTAAACTGTACTGGGgctggtttaggttggacatcagcaggaatttctccatggaaagggctgtcagGGTTGGACATCAGcgggaatttctccatggaaaaggCGGTCAGGGTTGGACATCAGGGTCAGGGTtggacatcagcaggaatttttccttggaaagggCAATCAGGGTTGGACATCAGcgggaatttctccatggaaagggcgGTCAGGGTtggacatcagcaggaatttctccatggaaagggcgGTCAGGGTTGGACATCAGcgggaatttctccatggaaagggcggtttaggttggacatcagcaggaatttctccatggaaagggcgGTCAGGGTTGGACATCAGcgggaatttctccatggaaagggcgGTCAGGGTTGGACATCAGcgggaatttctccatggaaagggcgGTCAGGGTTGGACATCAGGGTCAGGGTTGGACATCAGcgggaatttctccatggaaagggcgGTCAGGGTTGGACATCAGcgggaatttctccatggaaagggcgGTCAGGCCTCAGGAAGAGCTGTGCAAGACGCTTTGGAGTGTCCATCCCTGAAGGTGTCCAGGGAAGGACTGGGTGAGAGGTTAACACGGAACACTGGTTGGACTCGTGACCTTGGAGGGTTTTTCCAAGCCcgatgattctgtgattccctaATTCTCTAGCTCAACCAGCACCGTGACAAACTGTGAGCATCTGCGGAGGTGCCAAGCCGCAGCGTCGGCACTGGGGTGGGGCAGAAGGCCACAGAAGgtggctcggctcggctcggctcggctcggctcggctcggctcggctcggctcggctcggctcggctcggctcggctcggctcggcccggccgcTCCCCTCAGgagccgctcccgccccgcggTGCCTCACCGGGCCCAGGCGCCTCCCCGGGGCGGGCCGGCCCCGCGCATGCTCCGTGCGCTCCGCCGTGCCGGGACCGCCGCCCTCCTCCCTCAGCCGCCGAGCGCCGCGGGCCGTCCCCGGGCTgagccgctcccggcccgggcTGCCCGCACCgcaccgcccggcccggcccggcccggcccggcccggcctgcACCGAGCGCCCCGCGGGACCGCCCCGCCGGGCGCCACGGCAGCGGTGAGTGCGGCCGGCCGGGGGGAGCCGGGGAGGGCGGTGCGGGCGGCGGGCGCCTTTCcccgggagcggagcggagcggagcgggggcGGCCCGGGGCTCTCCCGGCGGCCGCGCCCGGGGAGCGGAGCGGCTGTGGGCCCTGAGCCGAGAGGAACCCGTGCGGAACCTCCGCGTTCCCCCTGTGTCCCGGAGGGTTCGGAGCCGCTTGGATCCCCTCTGTCCCGGAGGGTTCGGAGCCGCTGGGTTCCCTCTGTCCCAGAGGGTTCGGAGCCGCTGGGTCCCCTCTGCCC is part of the Taeniopygia guttata chromosome 8, bTaeGut7.mat, whole genome shotgun sequence genome and harbors:
- the LOC115496292 gene encoding uncharacterized protein — protein: MTQNQGGLVSRVKGAPAVRAHPGLGAPNSSKPTAATTGAASPLLLLPPNVALTALQPRLRGTGAPGHLCGAQGTQHLRTLRDRGDPAAPNPLGHRRPSGSEPIGTEGTQRLRTHWGRGDPAAPNPLGQREPSGSEPSGTEGIQAAPNPPGHRGNAEVPHGFLSAQGPQPLRSPGAAAGRAPGRPRSAPLRSRGKAPAARTALPGSPRPAALTAAVAPGGAVPRGARCRPGRAGPGRAGRCGAGSPGRERLSPGTARGARRLREEGGGPGTAERTEHARGRPAPGRRLGPVRHRGAGAAPEGSGRAEPSRAEPSRAEPSRAEPSRAEPSRAEPPSVAFCPTPVPTLRLGTSADAHSLSRCWLS